TGGCAATTACTTGTCTTTTGATAATTGCTTGATTTTGATAGAAAATGGTTTATTTGTACCATCTTCTAACCATGCATAATCAAGTTGTGCATTTTCACTATCAGCGAGATCATTAGCTTTTTCTGTATCATAGTGTAATTCAATATTATTGTCATACAGCTCTCTTAAGCAAGCATAACCAAGAATTGCCAAGAAATAATTCTTATCCTTAGTCTTATCTTCAAAGACATCTGGATACAAACGACTCATTCTTTCCATTGCATCAATATATTCACTTTCCAACATTACGGTTTGAAAAGCATAAGGTCTATCTACCGCTGTATAAGGAGTATATGCTACATATGGAAAACGTCCATCATACTTGCTAGCCAAACCTTCCGAATACTTAAGGAATAACCAGCCAGCCCACAGAATTCGAACTGAGGCTACTCGGTTATCTTTTCTATCTACTAGCCATGCAGGAAACTTCTCTTTAATAATTTTATTTGTATCAGCAAGCATAGCTTCTGGTAATTCGAAATCTACAAAAACTTGTTTTGCCATAACATTTTCCTTTCTAAAAATTAAAGGAGCCTCTAACATACTTAGAAGCTCCCTTATAATCTTGTGAACCAGTGTATTTACCACGAATAAAAAGTCTGCCTTGACCTGTCCAGTCACAAGTAAACAATGATATCACTGGTTTTTTCTTAAACTCTTTATTATTCCAAGCTAATCTTAAATTATAAACTGAAATAAATTGTGAAGATGTGATCTTGTAATAATAAACTTTCTTATAATCTGTTAGTAAGATTGTTGTTCCATTAGGTAAATTTCCTCTGACCTTTGCAGTATATAATGGGCTAAAGAACGAACGCCCATCATCCATATTATGACCTGCTAAAGCGTAGTTTCCTTCACCCATCTTTTGATATTGGTTCATTGTTCCTGCACCTAAGTTCAGTTCCACATTACCAACTCCACGATAGATATTTAATAGAACATTATGATCTCTTATTGCTATCTGTCCTACAGCTCGATAATCTCTTCTATGCTGATATGCATTGGCAAGAGATTGAGGTGATACAGGTTGGACAGCCTTCATATTAAAACTTGGCTTTTTCTTCTGTTTGTTTTTTCTTTGACTCGACAAATGATTAGTTGCCACATAGTTAGCAGCTTGTCCTTGAATATGGTCAAAATTAGCAATGCAGTAAATCGCAACCCCAATTAAAATTAACGCAATAATAGCTATTACTGTACCAATTTTTTTCTTTTTATCACTTTTTCGCTGTTGATTAATAGCTAATCTACTTTTTTTTATTTTCATTTTAGGACCCGGATTTAAAATTGAAGTGCAACACCAAGTGTTAAACAAAAAGGCCATGAAGACCTAAACTTGAAGTGACGAAAAATCAAGAAAGGAAGATCTTCATGACCAATTCAAATTCTAGCATTTCTAAGCACTATCATCAATTAACCAGCGTACAACGTGGACAAATTCAAGCAATGCTGGATTCCGGCATAACTTCCCGTACTGTTATCGCTCAAGAAGTCGGCTGCCATAAGTCGACAATCAGTCGCGAAATCAAACGCGGAAGCGTCCTGCAAAGAGACAGCAGCTATTTATTGTATGAGCACTATTACGCTGATACTGCACAGCTTTATTATGAGAAGCGTCGCAAAAACTGCTATCAGCGCAATCCATTGAAGCATTATGCTGTCTTTTTGAGAATGCTCTCCAGACGCTTCAAAGCTAAATTTGATGCCACCAGCATCGATGAATTCGTTGGTGAATTCAAAAGGACTATGCCAGGCTACCCTTGTCCCAGCACACCAACTGTCTATCGCTATATTGATCAGGGCTTGCTGGACATAAGCAATATTGATCTGCCTATGAAGCTCAAAAGACGCAGGAACAAGCGTCATCACGGCCAGAGCGGTCATGCTTTGCACAAGAAGAATCTTGGCAATTCCATTGAACAGCGTCCTAAAGAGATTGAAGACAGAAAAACGCCGCTGCACTGGGAAGGAGATCTGGTTAAAGGCGTCAGACGCAAGAATCAGCCTGCTTTAATGACTTTGACCGAAAGAACCACACGCTTTGAAGTAGTTATCAAGATTCCTGACTATCGGGCAAGCACATGCCAAAGGCTGCTTCAAAATGAGATTGACAGACATCCTGCCTGGTTTAAATCGATCACGTTTGACAATGGCTCTGAGTTTGCGGATATGACCAAGATCAAAGGCTGCCAGATCTACTTCGCCCACCCATATTCTCCATGGGAAAGAGGCACCAATGAGAACTGCAATGGACTTCTGCGTCAATTCTTCCCTAAAGGCAAAAGCATGAAAGATAAGTCAGCTGCTTATGTTCAACAGGCAACTGATGCCATTAACCGCAAACATCGTCGAATCCTTCAATATCACACAGCAGAAGAACTCTTCAAGCAATATATTTCCTCATAGCCTAACTGTTGCACTTAATTTGACAATTCAGGTTTCATTTTAGGAACAAAAAAAGGCAATTAGCATAACTAATTAACCTTTATTTCTAATTTCTACTTAGCAGCTTCCCAAGCCTTAATCCATTCTGGCGAATAACTTCCCACAACGGTAAAGTTTAATTCCAAACCGTGATCGATATAATCTCCCTCATTATTGAATCTAACTTTTAAAGCAGCATAAGCATATTTATCTTTATGTCCTTCAAGTGTTCTCAAGTCTATGTTGTCTTCTTCTCTTGTATAAGCATTAAAGATTTCATCTGCGACTTTCTTGGGATCTCTTTCTTTTAGATTAATGAAGTGCTGTTTCACATTATTATATCTGAAGGCATCTAAATCATTAAGACTTCTCGCACTATCCATTCCTAACGCCTTTAATTTAGGTAAAAATTTAGCTAAGGTATCAGTATTTTGAAATGTACCAATACCATCACCTAAAGCGTTATATTCAGGAGTACCTTTTTGCATAATTCGATTTACAAAGTTATTCAACTCTGGATTTGTCTTGTAGGCAGGATAACCTTTACTTTGGCGATAAGCATTGATTTTTTGCCATAAATAATTTTGAATTTGGGATACTTGGTCATCAGTAAAGTAGATATAACCTTTTTCTTTGATCCATTCTTGTTTTTTAGATTGAGAATTTGAGCTATTATAATTATTAGTCTTTTTTTCTGCTGTTGCAGAATTGCCAGTAGTATTACCTACTGCAGTATCCGTAGCATTATTGTTTACTTGGTTATTAGCACCTTCAGCCGAAGTTGATTGTGCATTTGCAGCCTTGACGTATTGACCATTGCCTAAGAATAAGTAATTCTCACCATTAATAGTCTTGGTGCCAACTACTGTAAAAATATGACTCTTCTTTAAAGTGTCAGCGCCTTTAATTCTCTTGCCTTCTGCATTATAAACATAAGCATTATGAGTTAAATAGTATTGTCCACCAACTGCATTAGCTTTACTGGTCTTCTTAGCAAAATTAGCAACCTTAACGTATTGATTCTTACCAATGCGGTAGTATTTCTTACCATAAATCTTCTTTGTACCGAGAATCTTAACTGTTTTGCCCTTCTTCAATACTTTCTTGCCATAACGATTGCCATTACTCTTATAAATATAGGCATTATGAGTAAGCTTGCCATTTTTTACTGCTGCTTGTACAACATTTGTATTATTAGCAACACCATTTATTTCATTAACACCTACTGCTCCAACTGATAACAATGTTGCAACAGATAAACTTACTAATACATTCTTTTTCATAAACATAATTTGCTCCTCTTTCCTTCAAATAATTCAGCTTAAATTACTCGCTAACTTTTCCCCGCTCTCACCTGCTTTCATTATACTACATACGCAACATTATAGCAGCGGGATATCCGTTAATTTTTATTATTTTAAAATATACTCTTGCGTACATCTTCCAAAACGATCATATGTAAAAGATAACTTCACTTGATCATTCTTTCGGGAAAGTAATGCACGTAATGCTAATGTTTCTTTTTGCCTTAAAGGCGTAAAATCTTTAGGGTATTCCCTCGCTAATTGATTGCGATAACGGACATACTCATCCGCCGTTAATCTTGTAACATCTAATTTTTTCATTACATTAACCAATCGATCAACGTAATCAAAATTATTCATAACTTTTCATCTTAATTTCCCTATTATTATAGTTTGTGATCTCTTTTTAATTACCAACGGTTTTACGCTATGACCGATAACGATGATGGTTTCTTAGTTAGCCATCAAACTGTAAGTTTTTGTACAGTACGTAGCAGATAGCTTCACCTATCTCTAACCTCTCGCTTCACGCATTCCGCAAGCTATCCTCTTATCAATCCTAATCAAAGACTCTTTCTTGCCCTTCAGTTACTACAACACTTAAATAATTAAGTTTATTGACTCACTTACTGTTCTTGATCACACTCCGACTTTTTATTTACTCTTGAGTTTTTCATCAAGGTATTCACATGTTAAAACAGCCAAAAAGAATGTATGCTTATCTTTTAGTAGCCTATTACAGCTATTACTATTACTTTAAATTTTAAATTTCGTTCAAACTAAGACTTATCATCAAGCCAAAAATAATAGTAATCTTTATTGATGGACGGCTATCTCCATCTCGGCAGGTGTGATTCTTTCTTCTTCCACCCGTTGTGCCTTCAATTCTCTGTCTTACAAATCCTATTGAGTCGGCTCAATAGTCATGCACACGTCCTACACCCGTTGCAGAGCATAGTTGACGCTTATTCTGTTTTCAATGTACTAGTGGACTGTCTACCAGTCCTAAAAGAAATAGCTGAGTTGAACAGCTAAATTATTGATCAAAAATCAATAATTGTACCGACTTTCTTAATGATTAACATTCTAAGGATTTTGCCTCTTTTACTTGATTTGTCACGACTACTGCCACAATAATTGCTCCTGTCACAGCTAACGCAGTTAAAGCAAACTTGCTAAACTTTTTCACGTTTATCATCTCCTCTGATTTTCGTTTACCCATTTCTTCAATGCTGCTTTATCAATTTTTCCTTCTTGATAGCTTCTCAATAATTTCAAATAATTGCTTCTAGCAACTTCTTTTTGTGTAATTCGTTGCAGTAGCTTTTCTTGTTGCTTCTTGGCTTTCTTAAGCCCCCTATTAACGGAAAAACTTGGTGGGAAGCCCTGATTTCTTGCGATTGTTTCATTAACTTCTGTTAACTGTTTTCGCAAATCATTAATTTGACTGTCATACCTAATAAGGAGTTCTTTAGGATTATCATCCATATTTTTCTTCAAATTTTTCATGTTTGAATACGCTCGCCAGACGTAATAAACAATATAAATACCTACTGCGACTGTTATTAACTTATACATATTTTTCCTCACTAGATTAGAGCGGAAAGATTCGAACTTTCATTGCAAGTATTAAGTATTGAGTATTAAAGTATTAAAAATAGGGATATATATGAATATCAACTTTTTGATTCAAAAGAGGAGCAATTCCTTTAACAAATATTCATTCCAACTTGCATTTTACCTATTAAATTACGCCCTAGTTTTACATTAAATAGCTCCAGTAATATCCGATAAATAAAATCATGATCCATAGAATAATTCCAAGAATCGATAGCAGAACTGTCACTAATTCATCCAATTTTTCAAAAAAGTTAGCAAACCTTGTGCCTGCTAAACTTGGCAAAGATGATATTGCCATAAGAATAATTATGAATAAATTCCCCGCTCCAAATGCGATCACTATGTATCGAAAATGTTCTAATATAAATGAACTGATCATAATATCTTACTTGCTAACATCAATTAGCGGCTTTTTCCTATGATGAGATTCAGGATATTTTCTTTTACACAATAACCTGCGATGTCCTAATTTAGGATTTACTTCAAATCCAAAGCCTAAATAAATTTGATCATAAATCTCACTTACTCGATAAAAAGTTACTTTTTTATATCCAGTATTGTATTTATAAGACTTTAGAGACAAAAAATTTTTTGGATTTTTTATAAATAACCCGTCAATATTCCAGTAATGGTACCCATCTATCGTCAGAATTTCATAAACTTCTTTTTCCACTCTGAATACGCTAAAGCGTCTATTTTTTACTGATTTTTTTGTCATCCAATACTCACCAATCGCATTATCTTTATTAAAATGGTAAATCAGCATCTGTTAGTTGTACTTCTTTCTGACTTCCAAAAGGTTCTTCTGCCAATTTATCTTTTTTGTTTGCTTCCACAATGGTA
This is a stretch of genomic DNA from Lactobacillus crispatus. It encodes these proteins:
- a CDS encoding class A sortase, encoding MKIKKSRLAINQQRKSDKKKKIGTVIAIIALILIGVAIYCIANFDHIQGQAANYVATNHLSSQRKNKQKKKPSFNMKAVQPVSPQSLANAYQHRRDYRAVGQIAIRDHNVLLNIYRGVGNVELNLGAGTMNQYQKMGEGNYALAGHNMDDGRSFFSPLYTAKVRGNLPNGTTILLTDYKKVYYYKITSSQFISVYNLRLAWNNKEFKKKPVISLFTCDWTGQGRLFIRGKYTGSQDYKGASKYVRGSFNF
- a CDS encoding IS30 family transposase, which encodes MTNSNSSISKHYHQLTSVQRGQIQAMLDSGITSRTVIAQEVGCHKSTISREIKRGSVLQRDSSYLLYEHYYADTAQLYYEKRRKNCYQRNPLKHYAVFLRMLSRRFKAKFDATSIDEFVGEFKRTMPGYPCPSTPTVYRYIDQGLLDISNIDLPMKLKRRRNKRHHGQSGHALHKKNLGNSIEQRPKEIEDRKTPLHWEGDLVKGVRRKNQPALMTLTERTTRFEVVIKIPDYRASTCQRLLQNEIDRHPAWFKSITFDNGSEFADMTKIKGCQIYFAHPYSPWERGTNENCNGLLRQFFPKGKSMKDKSAAYVQQATDAINRKHRRILQYHTAEELFKQYISS
- a CDS encoding SLAP domain-containing protein; amino-acid sequence: MFMKKNVLVSLSVATLLSVGAVGVNEINGVANNTNVVQAAVKNGKLTHNAYIYKSNGNRYGKKVLKKGKTVKILGTKKIYGKKYYRIGKNQYVKVANFAKKTSKANAVGGQYYLTHNAYVYNAEGKRIKGADTLKKSHIFTVVGTKTINGENYLFLGNGQYVKAANAQSTSAEGANNQVNNNATDTAVGNTTGNSATAEKKTNNYNSSNSQSKKQEWIKEKGYIYFTDDQVSQIQNYLWQKINAYRQSKGYPAYKTNPELNNFVNRIMQKGTPEYNALGDGIGTFQNTDTLAKFLPKLKALGMDSARSLNDLDAFRYNNVKQHFINLKERDPKKVADEIFNAYTREEDNIDLRTLEGHKDKYAYAALKVRFNNEGDYIDHGLELNFTVVGSYSPEWIKAWEAAK